A single region of the Nocardioides ochotonae genome encodes:
- a CDS encoding pyridoxal phosphate-dependent aminotransferase: MTSLNDRFAVASRANVPPFHVMDLLAASAARQRTHGDMINLLAGQPSTGAPAPVNAEAIRLLQSGDPLGYTPAAGLLELRERIAAHHRRTHGIEVSPDEVVVTTGSSGGFLLAFLAAFEVGDKVAMARPGYPCYRNVLSALGCEVVEIPTGPETRFQPTVEQVAALGPDIKGLVVASPANPTGTMLLPAELAALAAYCEEHGIQLISDEIYHGIEYAGLDTGDAHLARSAWETSREAVVFSSFSKYFSMTGWRIGWMLVPDRLRRAVDVLTGNFTICPPVIAQRACLAAFEEESYAELDGHVRRYAENRRLLLDGLADLGVTRLAPADGAFYAYADIGHLTNDSMAFTRDVLERVGVAMAPGIDFDTVDGHRSVRFSFAGQGHEIEEALTRLRPVFT, from the coding sequence GTGACCTCCCTGAACGACCGCTTCGCGGTGGCCAGCCGCGCCAACGTCCCGCCGTTCCACGTCATGGACCTGCTCGCCGCGTCGGCCGCGCGCCAGCGCACCCACGGCGACATGATCAACCTGCTCGCCGGGCAGCCCAGCACCGGCGCCCCCGCACCGGTCAACGCCGAGGCGATCCGGCTGCTGCAGTCCGGGGACCCGCTCGGCTACACCCCGGCGGCCGGCCTGCTCGAGCTGCGCGAGCGGATCGCCGCGCACCACCGGCGGACCCACGGCATCGAGGTCTCCCCCGACGAGGTCGTGGTCACGACCGGCTCCAGCGGCGGCTTCCTGCTGGCCTTCCTCGCGGCGTTCGAGGTCGGCGACAAGGTGGCGATGGCCCGGCCGGGCTACCCCTGCTACCGCAATGTGCTCAGCGCCCTGGGCTGCGAGGTCGTGGAGATCCCCACCGGGCCCGAGACCCGCTTCCAGCCGACCGTCGAGCAGGTCGCCGCGCTCGGCCCCGACATCAAGGGCCTGGTCGTGGCGAGCCCCGCGAACCCCACCGGCACGATGCTGCTGCCCGCCGAGCTGGCCGCGCTCGCGGCGTACTGCGAGGAGCACGGCATCCAGCTCATCTCCGATGAGATCTACCACGGCATCGAGTACGCCGGCCTGGACACCGGGGACGCGCACCTGGCCCGCTCGGCGTGGGAGACCAGCCGCGAGGCGGTGGTGTTCTCCAGCTTCAGCAAGTACTTCTCGATGACCGGCTGGCGGATCGGCTGGATGCTGGTGCCGGACCGGCTGCGCCGCGCGGTCGACGTGCTCACCGGCAACTTCACGATCTGCCCGCCGGTGATCGCCCAGCGCGCCTGCCTGGCCGCCTTCGAGGAGGAGTCGTACGCCGAGCTGGACGGCCACGTGCGCCGCTACGCCGAGAACCGCCGGCTGCTGCTCGACGGGCTCGCCGACCTCGGCGTCACCCGGCTCGCGCCCGCGGACGGCGCGTTCTACGCCTACGCCGACATCGGCCACCTCACCAACGACTCGATGGCCTTCACCCGCGACGTGCTGGAGCGGGTCGGCGTCGCCATGGCGCCCGGCATCGACTTCGACACCGTCGACGGGCACCGCTCGGTGCGCTTCAGCTTCGCCGGCCAGGGCCACGAGATCGAGGAGGCGCTCACCCGCCTGCGCCCCGTCTTCACCTGA
- a CDS encoding FAD-binding protein: MTSEPAGIRVPDVLSPDVLDGAASYDVVVVGFGIAGGCAALEAARAGARVLVLERAAVHGGTSSMSGGHFYLGGGTVVQRATGHEDSADAMYDYLVAVSKEPEHDKIRAYCDGSVEHCDWLESLGFEFERSFYPEKAVIQPGTQGLMFTGNEKVWPFREQVPPAPRGHKVPVPGDTEGTRMVMDLLRDRLEEAGVEVRYETGATNLVLDDAGAVTGLAWRRFEETGMVRAGAVVIAAGGFVMNPAMVARWTPQLGEKLFTLGSTYDDGLGIRLGESAGAELKHMDEPFITAPCYPPSRLLTGVIVNQRGERFVAEDSYHSRTSQFVMEQPGSAAYLIVDSEHVEYSKYSLVPLIDGYETLAELEAALDLPAGSVTATLARYDEHAARGEDPDFHKAPEWVAPQSVGPWAVFDLRLGHAMYAGFTLGGLRTTVDGQVQRADGSVVPGLYAAGACASNIAQDGKGYASGTQLGEGSFFGRRAGRHAAARAGVPTVGA, from the coding sequence ATGACGAGCGAGCCTGCGGGCATCCGGGTCCCCGACGTGCTGTCCCCCGACGTCCTCGACGGCGCCGCGTCGTACGACGTGGTGGTGGTCGGCTTCGGCATCGCCGGCGGGTGCGCGGCGCTGGAGGCGGCGCGCGCCGGAGCGCGGGTGCTGGTGCTGGAGCGGGCGGCGGTGCACGGCGGCACCTCGAGCATGTCCGGGGGCCATTTCTACCTGGGCGGCGGCACCGTCGTGCAGCGCGCGACCGGCCACGAGGACTCCGCCGACGCGATGTACGACTACCTGGTGGCGGTCTCCAAGGAGCCCGAGCACGACAAGATCCGCGCCTACTGCGACGGCTCGGTCGAGCACTGCGACTGGCTGGAGTCGCTCGGCTTCGAGTTCGAGCGCTCCTTCTATCCCGAGAAGGCGGTGATCCAGCCCGGCACCCAGGGCCTGATGTTCACCGGCAACGAGAAGGTCTGGCCGTTCCGCGAGCAGGTGCCGCCCGCGCCGCGCGGGCACAAGGTGCCGGTCCCCGGCGACACCGAGGGCACCCGGATGGTGATGGACCTGCTGCGCGACCGTCTCGAGGAGGCCGGCGTCGAGGTCCGCTACGAGACCGGCGCGACCAACCTGGTGCTCGACGACGCGGGCGCCGTCACCGGGCTGGCCTGGCGCCGCTTCGAGGAGACCGGCATGGTGCGCGCGGGGGCCGTGGTGATCGCCGCCGGGGGCTTCGTGATGAACCCGGCGATGGTCGCGCGCTGGACCCCGCAGCTCGGCGAGAAGCTGTTCACGCTCGGCTCGACCTACGACGACGGGCTCGGCATCCGCCTCGGCGAGTCCGCCGGCGCCGAGCTCAAGCACATGGACGAGCCGTTCATCACCGCGCCGTGCTACCCGCCGTCCCGCCTGCTGACCGGGGTGATCGTCAACCAGCGCGGCGAACGCTTCGTCGCCGAGGACTCCTACCACTCCCGCACCTCGCAGTTCGTGATGGAGCAGCCCGGCTCCGCGGCGTACCTCATCGTCGACAGCGAGCACGTCGAGTATTCGAAGTACTCCCTGGTGCCGCTCATCGACGGCTACGAGACGCTCGCCGAGCTCGAGGCCGCGCTGGACCTGCCCGCCGGCTCGGTCACCGCGACCCTGGCGCGCTACGACGAGCACGCCGCGCGCGGCGAGGACCCCGACTTCCACAAGGCTCCGGAGTGGGTCGCCCCGCAGTCGGTGGGGCCGTGGGCGGTCTTCGACCTGCGCCTGGGGCACGCGATGTACGCCGGGTTCACCCTCGGTGGTCTGCGCACCACCGTCGACGGCCAGGTGCAGCGCGCCGACGGCTCCGTCGTCCCCGGGCTGTACGCCGCGGGCGCCTGCGCCTCCAACATCGCCCAGGACGGCAAGGGCTACGCCTCGGGCACCCAGCTCGGCGAGGGCTCGTTCTTCGGGCGACGGGCAGGGCGGCACGCCGCGGCGCGCGCGGGAGTGCCTACAGTCGGGGCGTGA